In the genome of Raphanus sativus cultivar WK10039 chromosome 9, ASM80110v3, whole genome shotgun sequence, the window caaacagTATCCATTTGTGTTTTATTCAATCACATTGTTTGAAACAGAAGATATTTCAAAGAGAAATCTCCGAGTATATGCCAATAGGTAGAGGTAGATCATCCAGTTCTTGCATATTTGATCGTGGCCCTGACACCAGAAATCAACAGATTCAGTCAAGTTTGCGTGTATTATATGTTACTACTGCGTTGTTCTTAAAGTAACTAATTGTGAATTACCTTCAACAACACTTGGTCTCCTTTTGTGACGGTAAAGGAATAAGATAAGAAGTGCAGTTATTATAAGAAGAGCAAGAGAAGCAACCACTACAGCTATAACAACATTCTTTATGCGATCTCCATCTTTTCCTTGTTTATTCACACATGATGTCCCGGTTGTGCAAATGAGAAGTGGGTTGCCTTCAACACTTTGCAATATGAGAACATTAATAAAACTTGAGAATAAATCTATTTTTGACAAGAAAATGTTGACTAGAAAAGTGTTTCTTACTTCAGCTTCATTCTTTTTTTCTGGGCAAGTGTTTGAGGAACCGAGCCACTTAGGTTATTACTACTTAAGTTTCTGTCGGAGTAATTAAGCGTAAAAACATTAGCACAATACGTCATGTTCAAGAAAAATGTTTTTCGTTTCTTATTCTAGATCAATTGTTCAAAAGAAAGCTAAGTAAAGGAAGGGTGTAAAAATTTTACATGACCAAGAGTGATGACATGTCGGCCAGAAACTCAGGTACACCGCCGCTCAAACTGTTGTTTGACAAATCCCTACCATTAATTAACGAAAGAAAATTAAGTCACACAAGGATTCATGACTAATGTATATATGTGTGCGTATGCATGGGCAATTGGTGTCTCGTGGAGATAGATGCTTACAGATGTTGTAAATGCGCAAGGTTTCTAATGGCTTCAGCGATAACCCCCGTTAGACCACTTGAAGATAAGTCCCTAATTAAAGACATAAATATGGTGACATAAATACTTCgatatatagtaatatataagaggTAAATGGAAGataatatatagtaataatagtaatatataaatgtgatatatatatatatatatatatatatatgaagaaaATCGGAGGTAAATGATGTATATAGGTCTTACAAAGTAATAATTGTTGGTCGCGTAGAATTATCCGAGTGGTCGCACTTCAGACCTTCCCACAAAAACTGTCTGGGGGTACACGGGTCTCCTTGCCAATTCAGTTTATTCAGTTCATAGGTACCTTGAACATCCTTGATACCAGTAACTGCCATTAAATGAAAAGAATCTAATCAGCACAACTGCACaagatatatgtatatacactGTTACTACTCGTATGTGACGAGACAAGTTATAACACGTACCATCATCTTCATTTGTCTCCACAAGCGGAAAATCCATTACGGTGTATACCTCAATAGCGCTAAGCACTGGAGGAAGAGTTGACGTTGATGTTTTCGTGAGCTCCAATACACATTTCCCATCACACTGAGTTGGCAACCTGTCAAATATCGTTGTTGTAATTAATGGTCCGGGACTAATAGGGCTATGAAAATCGGCTCCAGCCAGGAACATTGTGAACTCCCTTGTTTCGTTTGCCCCTAGAGTCTGAAGCTCTGAAAAGTATACGTAAGGGTAACATTGAGTATTAGGAGGCTCTACGATCCATTCGACAGTCCAACTCGCATTAGCGTCTCGGGGCGTCGCCGCGGTCGCCATTACCGTTTCTGGCGGATTATAATCATTCTTAGTATCTACGTTGAGAGTCGTAGTTATTGGTATCAAGTGCTTCTGCTGGGATGGTGGATACCAATAACGATCGTAGACATCACTGGGGTACCTGCCAACATGCATCTTGTATATATCAGACCACCACAATAGTACATGATTCggtaacaaaaaataaaaattgtagaaaaactttttatactattaaagagagaagagatgatTGGGGAAAATGGTTCTTATTTACCGAATCATTCCACCATCTGGATTTCCAAGATACCACCGGAACAACATCTTGAGTGAACCACTTGGAGTAGTGTACGCATCTAGATTCAGTGGTCGTAGCTCTAAGACGTTTATGAACGGCGTGCCTGATCCTGTGTTAACCAGACATATTTGTAAAGACGACTGAGATGCGGTATGGTGGATGACCTCCATAGTAGTACTATTAGCTTCTACCATTGTCCACAGATTTGGACCAAGATAGAGATCGAAGCTGGGGACAGTGTTACGCCCGTCATAGTTTCCATATAGGAACGTGGCCCTGATCAAATACTTTGTTTCCCGCTCGGTGTTAATTTTATAACAATTTCGTTCAGGTTTTGGGAAGCTTCTGACGGTCCAATAGGGCCTTGGATACATGGTCTCAAATATTTTATCGATTCTACCAGATTCCCTACTTTCCACTAAATCTGCGTCTGTGGTATATGTCAACCTAGTCATGAGTTCTGTGTAAGGAGATTCGTAGCCCGACAGACCGCAATCCACGTTGATGAAACCTAGTGATATACAGAataggaaaaagaaaacaataaggAGAACAAGATTTCGCTTTCATGTCTTTGTTAAAACCTTAGATAagtcaataaaaaaaagaaaatggatACACACCGTTTGGATTTTGGGAGTCGACAAGAACAATTATCATGAACATTTGCCACGCCATCAAACAATATTTCTTCATTTAACTTTCCTGTATCTGTTCAAATGAAAAAGAGAATTTTTAGGAGATATTTTGCCATTGCAAATagaaactatataatataaaccAACTCCACagattatatttttcaaaatcaaaccCTAATTAATTAGTATGAATGCCTTATTAAGCAGTGCATATGACTCTAGTCGCCTAAGTATATGACATGTTTTAAACACTGATTTTAAATTCGTAAGCAATGCATATGAATCTTGGAGTCTCCTACGTAAATGACAGACGCGCATGTTTTTAAGCAATGCACATGACTCTAATTTTCCAAGTAATTGACATGCATGCTTTTTAAAGCAGTGCATGTGACTACTATAAGCATGGAAGATAAGTAGAGGAGGAAAAAACACTCACGAACTTAAATGTTGTCCTTGCTTCTTTTTTGGTCATCCAACTCCCTTTTTTATGtttagaattattttttatagaattGGACCTTGC includes:
- the LOC108826710 gene encoding probable LRR receptor-like serine/threonine-protein kinase At1g51820, whose product is MKKYCLMAWQMFMIIVLVDSQNPNGFINVDCGLSGYESPYTELMTRLTYTTDADLVESRESGRIDKIFETMYPRPYWTVRSFPKPERNCYKINTERETKYLIRATFLYGNYDGRNTVPSFDLYLGPNLWTMVEANSTTMEVIHHTASQSSLQICLVNTGSGTPFINVLELRPLNLDAYTTPSGSLKMLFRWYLGNPDGGMIRYPSDVYDRYWYPPSQQKHLIPITTTLNVDTKNDYNPPETVMATAATPRDANASWTVEWIVEPPNTQCYPYVYFSELQTLGANETREFTMFLAGADFHSPISPGPLITTTIFDRLPTQCDGKCVLELTKTSTSTLPPVLSAIEVYTVMDFPLVETNEDDVTGIKDVQGTYELNKLNWQGDPCTPRQFLWEGLKCDHSDNSTRPTIITLDLSSSGLTGVIAEAIRNLAHLQHLDLSNNSLSGGVPEFLADMSSLLVINLSSNNLSGSVPQTLAQKKRMKLNVEGNPLLICTTGTSCVNKQGKDGDRIKNVVIAVVVASLALLIITALLILFLYRHKRRPSVVEGPRSNMQELDDLPLPIGIYSEISL